The following coding sequences are from one Rhodopirellula islandica window:
- a CDS encoding type I restriction-modification system subunit M has translation MSISTTIKSIQDIMRKDAGTYGDAQRIEQIAWMFFLKILDDRETEEELLEDDFKSPIPNKYRWRNWATDDEGMTGETLLDFVDNGLLPALKALTVSAANPRAAVIRSAFDDANQYMKNGTLMRQVINKINEIDFNNSKDRHLFGDVYEQILKDLQSAGNAGEFYTPRAVTQFMVQQTAPQLGERILDPACGTGGFLTAVIDYIREETGQVKKPAHEETLQASIHGVEKKHLPHILCTTNLLLHGIDVPSQIRHDNTLSRPLRDYGPKDRVDVIVTNPPFGGMEEDGIELNFPKAFQTRETADLFLVLITHLLKDGGRGAIVLPDGTLFGEGVKTRIKERLLDECNLHTIVRLPNGVFNPYTGIKTNLLFFTKGTPTKDIWFYEHPYPPGAKSYNKTKPIRIEEFDAEKKWWGKPDTRGGFKGRKASELAWKVSAADIKENGYNLDIKNPHSADTGPGDPDELLAELASIRTASRQTLDQLKSELATALSSSEVRSV, from the coding sequence ATGTCCATTTCTACCACAATCAAATCCATCCAAGACATCATGCGCAAGGACGCGGGCACCTACGGGGACGCCCAGCGGATCGAGCAGATCGCGTGGATGTTCTTCCTGAAAATCCTCGATGATCGCGAGACCGAAGAGGAACTGCTTGAAGACGACTTCAAATCGCCGATCCCCAACAAGTATCGATGGCGGAACTGGGCAACCGACGATGAAGGCATGACGGGAGAAACATTGCTCGATTTCGTTGACAACGGGCTGCTTCCCGCACTGAAAGCCTTGACGGTCTCAGCAGCCAATCCACGGGCCGCTGTGATCCGATCCGCCTTCGACGACGCCAACCAATACATGAAGAACGGCACGTTGATGCGGCAGGTCATCAACAAGATCAACGAGATTGACTTCAACAACAGCAAAGACCGGCACCTATTTGGCGATGTCTACGAGCAAATCCTCAAAGACCTCCAGTCAGCAGGCAATGCGGGCGAATTCTACACCCCGCGAGCCGTTACCCAGTTCATGGTCCAGCAAACCGCCCCGCAGCTAGGCGAGCGAATTCTCGACCCCGCCTGCGGCACCGGCGGCTTCCTGACCGCCGTCATCGACTACATCCGTGAAGAAACCGGCCAAGTCAAAAAGCCCGCCCACGAAGAGACCCTGCAAGCCAGCATCCACGGCGTCGAGAAAAAGCACCTGCCGCACATCCTCTGCACCACCAACCTGCTCCTGCACGGCATCGACGTACCCTCGCAAATCCGCCATGACAACACGCTCAGCCGACCGCTACGAGACTACGGCCCGAAAGACCGCGTGGACGTGATCGTCACCAACCCACCGTTCGGCGGCATGGAAGAAGACGGCATCGAACTGAACTTCCCCAAAGCGTTTCAAACCCGCGAAACCGCCGACCTGTTCCTGGTGCTGATCACGCATCTGCTCAAAGACGGCGGACGCGGAGCCATCGTCCTACCCGACGGCACGCTGTTTGGCGAAGGCGTGAAAACGCGGATCAAGGAGCGGCTGCTCGACGAGTGCAATCTGCACACCATCGTCCGCCTGCCCAACGGAGTCTTCAATCCCTACACCGGCATCAAGACCAACCTGCTGTTCTTCACCAAAGGCACGCCCACCAAAGACATCTGGTTCTACGAGCATCCGTACCCGCCTGGCGCAAAGAGCTACAACAAAACCAAGCCCATCCGCATCGAAGAGTTTGACGCGGAGAAGAAGTGGTGGGGCAAGCCGGACACGCGGGGCGGATTCAAAGGCCGCAAAGCGAGCGAGCTAGCATGGAAAGTCTCCGCCGCCGACATTAAAGAGAACGGCTACAACCTCGACATCAAGAACCCGCACAGCGCCGACACCGGCCCCGGCGATCCCGACGAGCTGCTGGCCGAACTCGCTTCGATCCGCACCGCCAGCCGCCAGACGCTCGACCAGCTCAAGAGTGAACTCGCCACCGCGCTCAGTTCATCGGAAGTGAGATCGGTATGA
- a CDS encoding PDDEXK family nuclease encodes MTIYRYTQDDIVALPKTSFAEVQISERADLQRLLQDRIEILNPDSLVASPDLLVISEEFSEWDDSKRRIDLLAIDREANVVVVELKRSEDGGHMELQSLRYAAMVSVMTFTDAEKTFTTYLAKRGDNRAARDVILNFLGWDEPCEDDFGNKVRIVLASAEFSKEITTSVLWLRSQGLDITCVRIKPYGTKDELFLDVQTIIPLPEAEAYQIKIRQKQAAQGVSAASAWNGQDFYVSLGEYDDANWDDCLKYGFVTGSGGRWYTRTLDHLFVGSRVFVLIPKRGYVGVGIVTEKNQTIDNFMVQDGTETKRLLDAPLSAKDMSQNTGDPDMCSNVVRVEWIKTVAREDAFWEPGLFAITHTACKLKDQNTIDRVCQNFGIDSTTGK; translated from the coding sequence ATGACCATTTATCGGTACACCCAAGATGACATTGTGGCTCTCCCGAAAACCAGCTTTGCCGAGGTCCAAATCTCCGAACGGGCTGACCTGCAGCGTCTGCTGCAAGATCGGATAGAAATTCTCAATCCGGACTCACTCGTAGCATCGCCGGACCTCCTAGTAATCTCAGAGGAGTTCAGCGAATGGGACGATAGTAAGCGACGAATCGACCTGCTTGCCATCGACCGAGAAGCGAACGTCGTTGTTGTAGAGCTTAAGCGATCCGAAGATGGCGGGCACATGGAACTGCAGTCGCTCCGCTACGCGGCCATGGTCAGTGTTATGACGTTCACGGATGCGGAAAAGACTTTTACGACCTACCTAGCGAAACGCGGAGATAATCGAGCGGCGAGAGACGTGATTCTCAATTTCCTCGGTTGGGATGAACCCTGCGAAGATGACTTCGGAAACAAAGTACGGATTGTTTTGGCGTCCGCCGAATTTTCAAAGGAGATAACGACGTCAGTCCTTTGGCTGCGATCGCAGGGACTCGACATTACCTGCGTACGGATCAAGCCTTACGGGACCAAGGATGAACTGTTCCTGGATGTTCAGACCATCATTCCACTTCCGGAAGCGGAAGCGTATCAGATCAAAATACGGCAAAAACAAGCAGCACAGGGCGTTAGCGCCGCCTCTGCTTGGAACGGGCAGGACTTCTATGTGTCGCTAGGCGAATACGACGACGCCAACTGGGATGATTGCCTGAAATACGGGTTTGTTACTGGCAGCGGAGGACGATGGTACACCCGGACTTTAGATCACCTATTCGTGGGCTCGCGGGTGTTCGTGCTGATTCCGAAGCGAGGGTACGTGGGCGTAGGCATCGTCACAGAAAAAAACCAAACCATCGATAACTTTATGGTGCAGGACGGAACTGAGACAAAGCGCCTACTCGACGCGCCGTTGTCCGCCAAGGACATGAGTCAAAACACTGGGGATCCTGACATGTGCTCCAACGTGGTTCGTGTTGAGTGGATCAAAACCGTGGCTCGGGAAGATGCGTTTTGGGAGCCAGGTTTGTTCGCCATCACGCACACGGCTTGCAAGCTAAAAGATCAAAATACGATCGACAGAGTGTGCCAAAACTTCGGCATCGACAGCACCACAGGGAAGTAG